Sequence from the Cuniculiplasma divulgatum genome:
CTTTATTCCAACTGGCACTGAATTGATATCCTATGGTAACAGCACTGTCAATTATTCCGGAAACGCACTTGTGAACATGACTATGGATTCCGTGCTGATCCCCGGCCATAATTATACTGCAGAAATTAGCAAGGGTGGTACCTTATCCAAAGTTTCTGTTCCAGCAGGAATTGTTATTGCATCCGTTATTGAGGGACTTCCTGCATACAATGCTTCTGTTCCTGTGGGTTCCATAATTCTTTCAGTAGATGGAAATGTGGCATACAACGATTCTGTCCTGTCCAGTTACCTTGATGGTGTTACACCTGGGAGCAAGGTGAATATGAGTGTTGATATATACAACACCACCACCCATACCTATACAATTAAAACCTATGCAATCACAACAACTTCCCTCTATTACTACTACAGCAAATACGATCCTTCTTCCAACTCGCAATCATACATGAACAAGAGTTTTGTGGGTATTACCCTGGGCTATCTGGGGATTGGCGGGCTGACTCTTTCAGGAATGCAGACAATTCTGTCGGGAAGCCAGGTATTTACGGTACCATGGAACGGGATACTTGAATTCATATCCCTACCATTTGCTTATCTTTATCCTGTTCCAAGTTCTCTTGCATCCCTCTTCACAACACCTTTCAGTCCTCTTGTCTTCTGGGGCGTTGTCAATGTGTTTTACTGGCTTTTCTGGTGGGACCTTCTGCTTGCCATAACAAATGCGCTTCCGCTTTTTGTCTTTGATGGCGGGCAGTTCTTCAGGGATACGCTTTACATTGCCGGTAAAAAGGAAAGGCTGAAGTTTC
This genomic interval carries:
- a CDS encoding site-2 protease family protein translates to MINWLYIVFLLVILWTMAIMYLAPRISGSKHFGLLGPALMVKSTKNRNIIDRIAKRFPGILFGKISVVLVIISSIFAVILLVYGSILSLSIKPSNAPSLSLLIGLPGINPAIPISYGVVTIIAAVAIHEIFHGVVARRQGIKLSSVGALFFIIPLGAFVEPDEKEITSADPVIRRRVIAAGPGINIVIAIISLIIVTFLLFPAVTPTHQGLYVESTTGGSAAAAFIPTGTELISYGNSTVNYSGNALVNMTMDSVLIPGHNYTAEISKGGTLSKVSVPAGIVIASVIEGLPAYNASVPVGSIILSVDGNVAYNDSVLSSYLDGVTPGSKVNMSVDIYNTTTHTYTIKTYAITTTSLYYYYSKYDPSSNSQSYMNKSFVGITLGYLGIGGLTLSGMQTILSGSQVFTVPWNGILEFISLPFAYLYPVPSSLASLFTTPFSPLVFWGVVNVFYWLFWWDLLLAITNALPLFVFDGGQFFRDTLYIAGKKERLKFLRSDANVRKITTFVGFLVLFLFLWEIIVPRIV